The following is a genomic window from Candidatus Delongbacteria bacterium.
TTGGGTCTGAACTTGTCCTTGGAACCGAGCCTGTGCCAGGTAGACGCCCGAGGCCCACGAACCCGCGTCAACGACAAGCTCATGGCGGCCGGCACGCATCCACCCTTCACGCAAGGTAGTCACGACCTGCCCCTGGACGTTGTACACGCGGACCAGCACGTCTCCCTCCGCGGGAAGTTGCAGGGCAAGGTGCGTGCGGGGATTGAAGGGGTTGGGAACGGGACGCTCTAATTGGAAGCTGCTGGGGACGATTGTACCCGGCACGACCTCTTCATCAATCGTGGGCAGCTTGCTCGGCGCCATGGCCGCTTGCAAGCGGCGAACGGCTTGCCGCTGATTCTGTTCCGCTTGCACCCAGTCACCCGGAGCCATGGCGTTCATCTGTCCCTGTGAGGGGTAGGTGTCCACTTCAAGTCGCGCATAGATGATCGTCTTGATGTCATCAGGATCCGAAAGCACCAGCTTCATGCTGTCCAACGAGGCAATGGCACCCACGCGGTCCCCATGCCGGGCCTCCACGCATTGCGCCGAGGCAAATTCGTAGACCGAAAGGTGAGGTTCAATCCCATCGGCGGCCTGGGCAGCGTCCACCAAGCGCGTCACAATGTAGGAGTACTCGTCCTCCCCATAGAGAGTGGTGATTCCCAAGCTCTTGACCCATCCCGTGACCGAGGACGCGTATTTGCTATCCGGGAATTCCACCAGCAACTCCGTCCAATAGGCCACAGCGGCTTCATGGTTGCCGATTTGATTGGCTTCCACACCGATGGCATACAACTCCGAATCCACAATCTGATCCGGACAAGGAATGACCTGTGTCGGACACACACTGAGATTATTGACTGCGGTGGCACAGTTCGGAATCCGGTTCTGAGGCGAGACAGGTGTATTGCAATCGGTTCCCCAGAAGTTGAGGTTCCAATCCGTGCTCGCGCATCCTCCTTCAACAAAATCTCTATTGTAAATTGTAACATCCGGGTCTACAAAAGTGTTGTATCCGCATTCCACATTGATATATGCAGCTGCATCATATCCCTGAACCAACGCCGTCAAAGGCGCATAATCTTGAATGCGTGTAAAACGATTCTCGGCGCCGTTGTTCATGTGCAAGGTGGCATCGGCCATATACACACCACCCGCAGCCAAGTTATCGTACTGGTTGTGATGTTGACGCACAGTGCAGTCGAAGAGCAGAACGGGGATGTTGTCATATCCTGATTGGACAGGATTTCCACGTACCTCGTTATTGTGCTGGAGGATTGTCTGTCCCGCATAGGTGCCTGAGTTGAAGAGGTTGCAGAAAAATGCATCCTCTTGCGGCGGGAAATCCACATAGGAAACATCCACGGCGCTGCTCATCTGGTCAACCCATCCCAACCGGGGACCGCACCCGGTGGTTTCCGAGAAGTGGGTCACCTGGCCATCGCAGGTACTAAACGCAAGTCCAACGTTCTCAAATTCCATCGCGACGATGTTCTCACCATCAAGGTTGACATTGCTCCGGCTAAATCCCATCCCCATACTTGGCGCATAGTTGAACAGTACACCCTTGAAATCAACATTTGTCAGATAGGGTGCTGTGGCACTGGTTCCAAAGCCATAGTGGCCACAAGGGAGCTCCTGTGAGCCGTAGGTATCCTTCGCGACAAGAGCTGTTCTCGGTCCATTCAGATCCCCAATGGTGATGTTATAACCACCGGAGAAGGCACCTTGGGCGCGGAATGAAGCATATACCCCGGAATCAAACCGCAGGACGGTACCTGCAGGGATGATCAAATCTTCTGCACTCAATATTGCGTTGTTCAAAACTCTATACCATCCTAGTTCCATTGAACCAGTTTGGTTTCCAGTTATATCCGTCACAGGGTATACCGGGCTCCAACCAATGTCAGACTGAGTCAAGTCGAAGTTCATGGGTTCCAAAGAGGAGCCGACATCCATACAAACCGAATCCCATTTCAGTCGATAATCCTGCAAGGTCGGGTTGGTAAATCCAGGTGTGGAGTCATGGTGGATCACTGCGTTGCTCGGTTCCAGTCCCGGCAGCCCATCCTCAACCCACTGTTCCTGGTCAAATAAACAGTTCTCGATAACTGCACTCATTGCTCTTGGATCACCAATTTCTACTGCAATGGCTGGTTGATTTCCGGGTGTGCCATGGAGAGGATCACTTCCGCTGAAAACGCAGTTGCGCAACAACACGCTTCCCATTGTCTCCACATGCATGACACCGTTCTGGGGAGTATTCTGCAGGAAGAAATTGTTGGCAAAAGTGGACTGGATAATACTAATAGCGCCTTCAGGTGCATCGCCTACATTGTCCATGCCCAGCGCCACAGCAGGTCCTGCAGGGGAACGGTTGTCCGCAAAGACACAATTCTGGATCAACAGGGAAGGCTCTTGCAACGGGTTGAAATGCACGACGCCTTCGCACACGTCAAGACTTGTCATTCGAGTTGAATTGAGTCCGTTGCCCACAAAAGTGCAGTTTCGCAACTCAAGATGTGATCCCTGGAAATCCAAGGTGGAAGCCAACGGGACCCCGGACGAAGCCGCAAACATGCGACCGTTGCCAAAGTTCTCGAACTGGATATTTTGAACCGTCAGGTCAACGCGCCCGTGGACCCGAATCGGCGCTGTTTCATTCAGATGATCCTGATGAACAACAATTTCCCCTTGGGCAGCAGGTTCCCATACTAAGTTCTGCCCGGTGCCTGAAATGCTGCTAACACCGAGTATATCCACAAAAATCGGGCGACCATCGAAATTTGACACTAATGAATCCAACCCGCTATTAGTAAGCAAAATCTCTCGATCCTCTAATCCAAAATATTCTGATGTAATGAACACACGATATAATTGGTGATAATCTGAGCTAATAAAGGACAAGGCATTCGAAATTGACGAAAATGTCAGCGGATCGCTATCTATATCTCCGTAGTCATTTACTATGATATTGTTGACAATATTTTGCACAAGCGGATAGTACTGTGGAGCCGTATTCAATGTATAATTCACTTTATCCAGTTGATTGGGAGAAAACTCAGCTGGACATCCAAATGGAGCATAAGACATGATGTTATAAGTCCCCAGATCTTCATATGGTCTAACCATTAGCGAATCGTTACAATCCAAAATGCTTGTCACTCGTGTACAAGGGTCAGCCGGAGACATATACATATCATAGAATATTTGGCGCCCCCACCAAGGATGAGAGATAATCAATGGGGAATTAAAATCAGGAACATATATTGTGCCACCAGCCCTCAGTGTGTCTTCTACAGTATCATAAACCCACCATTCAGCATCGTTATTCTTAATCTGATCACAACAGGAATTGATTTCTGATGGTGTATCACAGTGCCTGTCTGCTGTATATGCGCAATTTGACCGATCAACGAGCTCCCCAGGACAGTCGGTTAGAAATGATGCGTACGTCGAATCTGGCCTCAACACTTTGAAAACATCGTCTTGTATGGAAGAATTTCCACCAAAGGTATGATTCAACGTGAGCTTATGTCCCAATTCGTGTGCCAGAATATCTTCTTGTCCTCGAACCAAGCATCGTTCAGACCACCGCAAAGGGAAGCTCGCATTACCGCAATTATCTCGATTCCCTCCGATAATGTATTGAAGTGGCATAATGGCCACGCAGATATTATTCCCTTGATAGGGATTTACATATCGAGTTAGAACAGAATCGCAGTTCGATTGCCGCTCACTTGCTACAGTCCAATCAACATACAACTCGCTATATCCCGCGAAGGAAAATCCTAAACCGGATGGTTCATAGCTCTCCTCACAGAATACCATCGTATTATCAATCACATCGAGCATATCTGCATGTGATATATATACATTCTGCGAATCTGGATTAACTGGGATGATTCTAAAAAATCGCACTGGTAACGTGAATTCATTGTTTCCTTGTCTGCTTGCGTTTGGATCCAGAAATCTATTCCCGACAATCTCAGCTAAAGTTAAGGAATCTGGAATTGCTGCTAAACCAGCATCTTGAAAGACTATCTGCGTAGCAGCAGAACATTGCATAACTAGTATTGTTAAGATTAACCCAATACATCTAGAAAAATGTCCGATAAACATCGCAGAATCTCCTCTTTACACTATGCCTTTTGCCTCATCGGGTCCATCATTGAAGCAGCTTTTGTCTCCTTTTAAGTTTGACTCTGGTGTTATCATCATCGAAATGAACGCTCACCGACACCTCTTCTTTGCGTAACGGCTCTTAGCGGCTCCAACCAACCCCAAACTAGGTGCTAGTTGCCCACGAGAGCGCCTTCATCGTGCACCGTAGATGTTTCGTCAGACAGATCTCGAATACTGGTCCACTGGGTGTCCGGTCGAATCGCACAGAATCTCTAAACAACTCGAGTAGGGACCCAGCGTGAATCACGTAGCGGACGTGGCTGGCACTGAAAGTGCAGCCCCCTGTCTCGGATGCGAGTGATCCAGCAGCATACTGCAGTTGCAGTCAAAATTCCTGGTACTCCTGTAAGGAATCCAATGCCAGAGCTCGAGCGATTAGGGCTTTTCAGCATTGGAAACAGGTTTGATCGCAAACCGGGGGGCCCTGAATGCCAGGGTTGCTACCAGCAATTGAAACCGAGACGGTGCACGCATGAAATTTGTGTTTCCAGCGTTTGACACGCAGGTGGGGGGGTGAAGCCAAGTGGACGGAAGAATGCAGAATGCGAGACCAGAGTCAATAGATTGAGTCAATTTCTGGTCAAAAAATCGTAGCAAAATTAATGAATTGACACCCTTGGGCGATTCCGAACTCGATGGATTTCTGGTTGGACCTTATCTAATCCGATTGAAATTCTTCTTCATACCTCTCCTCTCACCTCGGCTTCTTTGGCATCAGGGTCGCGATTCCCCAATCCCCGTTCCACCGATGGGCCACGGCTTGGGTCTTTGCCTTCGCCTCCTTTTTCCCCACGAACAAGTACTCCACCGCCTTGGCCGGCGTCTCCTCCCGCCGCTTGCCCGCCAAAGGCCCGTACGAGAAGGACTTCTTCACCAGCGCCACCTCGCGCCCGCGCTCCGCAAAGAGGGCCTTCATCTCCTGGTCCGTAGGATGGCTGTGGTCGCGGTAGGACCAGAGCCAGGTGGGAATGCCCTCTGCCGCGTCCAAGACCTCGCCAAA
Proteins encoded in this region:
- a CDS encoding T9SS type A sorting domain-containing protein; translation: MFIGHFSRCIGLILTILVMQCSAATQIVFQDAGLAAIPDSLTLAEIVGNRFLDPNASRQGNNEFTLPVRFFRIIPVNPDSQNVYISHADMLDVIDNTMVFCEESYEPSGLGFSFAGYSELYVDWTVASERQSNCDSVLTRYVNPYQGNNICVAIMPLQYIIGGNRDNCGNASFPLRWSERCLVRGQEDILAHELGHKLTLNHTFGGNSSIQDDVFKVLRPDSTYASFLTDCPGELVDRSNCAYTADRHCDTPSEINSCCDQIKNNDAEWWVYDTVEDTLRAGGTIYVPDFNSPLIISHPWWGRQIFYDMYMSPADPCTRVTSILDCNDSLMVRPYEDLGTYNIMSYAPFGCPAEFSPNQLDKVNYTLNTAPQYYPLVQNIVNNIIVNDYGDIDSDPLTFSSISNALSFISSDYHQLYRVFITSEYFGLEDREILLTNSGLDSLVSNFDGRPIFVDILGVSSISGTGQNLVWEPAAQGEIVVHQDHLNETAPIRVHGRVDLTVQNIQFENFGNGRMFAASSGVPLASTLDFQGSHLELRNCTFVGNGLNSTRMTSLDVCEGVVHFNPLQEPSLLIQNCVFADNRSPAGPAVALGMDNVGDAPEGAISIIQSTFANNFFLQNTPQNGVMHVETMGSVLLRNCVFSGSDPLHGTPGNQPAIAVEIGDPRAMSAVIENCLFDQEQWVEDGLPGLEPSNAVIHHDSTPGFTNPTLQDYRLKWDSVCMDVGSSLEPMNFDLTQSDIGWSPVYPVTDITGNQTGSMELGWYRVLNNAILSAEDLIIPAGTVLRFDSGVYASFRAQGAFSGGYNITIGDLNGPRTALVAKDTYGSQELPCGHYGFGTSATAPYLTNVDFKGVLFNYAPSMGMGFSRSNVNLDGENIVAMEFENVGLAFSTCDGQVTHFSETTGCGPRLGWVDQMSSAVDVSYVDFPPQEDAFFCNLFNSGTYAGQTILQHNNEVRGNPVQSGYDNIPVLLFDCTVRQHHNQYDNLAAGGVYMADATLHMNNGAENRFTRIQDYAPLTALVQGYDAAAYINVECGYNTFVDPDVTIYNRDFVEGGCASTDWNLNFWGTDCNTPVSPQNRIPNCATAVNNLSVCPTQVIPCPDQIVDSELYAIGVEANQIGNHEAAVAYWTELLVEFPDSKYASSVTGWVKSLGITTLYGEDEYSYIVTRLVDAAQAADGIEPHLSVYEFASAQCVEARHGDRVGAIASLDSMKLVLSDPDDIKTIIYARLEVDTYPSQGQMNAMAPGDWVQAEQNQRQAVRRLQAAMAPSKLPTIDEEVVPGTIVPSSFQLERPVPNPFNPRTHLALQLPAEGDVLVRVYNVQGQVVTTLREGWMRAGRHELVVDAGSWASGVYLAQARFQGQVQTQKLVLVK